The proteins below are encoded in one region of Rhododendron vialii isolate Sample 1 chromosome 7a, ASM3025357v1:
- the LOC131334034 gene encoding cyclin-H1-1-like isoform X3 — translation MLLALAALYQANEVHGLIDFERYVGNLLSRQHDTHSISELTVSLNAIISLVSKLVTLTATDMKHVDRKLKLCQDPSSHDKNAVFSMTITAAADGNCYWVGSAEVLGPQCLYRANFLLLKQ, via the exons ATGCTGTTGGCATTGGCTGCTTTGTACCAGGCGAATGAAGTGCATGGGCTTATCGACTTTGAGAG ATACGTTGGGAACCTTCTCTCTCGCCAGCATGATACACACTCCATTTCAGAACTCACTGTTTCTCTAAATGCCATAATCTCATTG GTAAGTAAACTTGTGACCCTTACTGCTACAGATATGAAGCACGTTGATCGGAAGCTCAAATTATGCCAGGATCCGAGCTCACATGACAA AAATGCAGTTTTTTCGATGACTATTACTGCTGCAGCTGATGGGAATTGCTACTGGGTTGGAAGTGCGGAGGTATTGGGACCGCAATGCTTGTATCGGGCGAATTTTCTGCTGCTCAAACAATGA
- the LOC131334034 gene encoding uncharacterized protein LOC131334034 isoform X4 — protein MSPIQVDLHHSQSEFRSLSHPAEVCSRLERSEPVNSSTRPHPSSLSTTGVCYLCLRSLRNITKSAAKNVRNNLSWHWLLCTRRMKCMGLSTLRDTLGTFSLASMIHTPFQNSLFL, from the exons ATGTCGCCGATCCAAGTCGACCTTCACCATAGCCAATCCGAGTTCCGATCGCTGAGTCACCCGGCAGAGGTGTGTTCGCGACTCGAGCGATCGGAGCCGGTGAACTCATCCACGCGGCCACACCCATCATCTCTCTCTACAACGGGTGTTTGCTATTTGTGCCTCAGAAGTCTCAGAAACATAACCAAATCTGCAGCCAAGAATGTGAGGAACAATCTAAG TTGGCATTGGCTGCTTTGTACCAGGCGAATGAAGTGCATGGGCTTATCGACTTTGAGAG ATACGTTGGGAACCTTCTCTCTCGCCAGCATGATACACACTCCATTTCAGAACTCACTGTTTCTCTAA
- the LOC131332421 gene encoding LL-diaminopimelate aminotransferase, chloroplastic has translation MSVMNQLLTSISSTSSGLFGQDHLLDIRPKNVLLPATKSWICKCVATPSVEKTAYKTKVSRNENMGKLQAGYLFPEIARRRTAHMLKYPDAPVISLGIGDTTEPIPDVIASAMAKRSNSLATIEGYSGYGAEQGEKLLRATIASTFYANLGIEEDDVFISDGAKSDISRLQVLFGSDVTIAVQDPSYPAYVDSGVIMGQTGQYQNNVGYGNIEYMKCTPENDFFPDLSTISRTDVIFFCSPNNPTGSAASRDQLTQLVQFAKDNGTIIIYDSAYALYMTDDTPKSIFEIPGAKEVAIEISSFSKYAGFTGVRLGWTVVPKELQFSDGFPVAKDFNRIVCTCFNGASNIAQAGGLACLSPEGLEAMQEVIGFYKENTRIIVETFQSLGFNVYGGKNAPYVWVNFPGESSWDVFGEILDKTHVVTTPGSGFGPGGDGFIRVSAFGHRANVLEACRRFKKLYK, from the exons ATGTCGGTGATGAATCAATTGTTGACTTCGATTTCTTCAACATCCTCGGGCTTATTTGGTCAAGATCACCTCTTGGATATAAG ACCAAAGAATGTCTTGCTTCCagcaacaaaaagttggatttGTAAATGCGTTGCGACGCCTTCTGTTGAGAAAACTG CTTACAAAACAAAGGTCTCTCGCAATGAAAACATGGGCAAACTTCAAGCCGGTTACCTGTTTCCAGAG ATTGCTAGAAGGAGGACTGCACATATGTTGAAGTATCCTGATGCACCAGTGATAAGCCTTGGAATTGGTGACACTACTGAGCCCATTCCTGATGTTATAGCTTCTGCTATGGCAAAG AGGTCAAATTCACTTGCCACGATAGAAGGTTACAGTGGTTATGGAGCTGAACAAGGCGAAAAA TTATTGAGAGCTACAATAGCTTCAACTTTTTATGCAAACCTTGGCATAGAGGAAGATGATGTATTTATTTCGGATGGTGCAAAAAGTGACATCTCCCGCCTCcag GTCCTTTTCGGCTCTGATGTTACGATTGCTGTACAAGACCCATCATACCCG GCTTATGTAGACTCAGGTGTCATTATGGGTCAGACTGGGCAGTATCAAAATAATGTTGGCTATGGAAATATTGAATACATGAAGTGTACTCCTGAGAAtgatttttttcctgatttatCTACCATCTCTCGAACGGATGTCATATTTTTCTGTTCACCGAACAATCCAACTGGTTCTGCTGCATCAAGGGATCAACTGACTCAACTGGTACAATTTGCAAAGGACAATGGGACAATAATAATCTATGACTCTGCATATGCATTGTATATGACGGATGACACCCCAAAGTCCATCTTTGAAATTCCTGGTGCCAAAGAG GTTGCAATAGAGATTTCATCATTTTCCAAGTATGCTGGGTTTACTGGAGTTCGTTTAGGTTGGACAGTGGTTCCAAAAGAACTGCAATTTTCTGATGGATTTCCCGTTGCCAAAGACTTTAATCGCATCGTTTGTACTTGCTTCAATGGTGCATCTAACATTGCCCAAGCTGGAGGACTGGCATGCCTTTCGCCAGAAGGCCTTGAG GCTATGCAGGAGGTGATTGGTTTCTATAAAGAAAACACTCGTATCATAGTCGAAACGTTTCAATCACTTGGTTTCAATGTGTACGGAGGGAAAAATGCACCATACGTATGGGTGAACTTTCCTGGCGAAAGTTCATGGGACGTGTTCGGTGAGATTCTTGACAAGACCCATGTCGTTACAACTCCTGGCAGTGGGTTTGGACCAGGTGGTGATGGCTTCATTAGGGTTAGTGCCTTCGGCCATAGGGCCAATGTGTTGGAAGCATGTAGAAGATTCAAGAAGCTGTACAAGTGA
- the LOC131334034 gene encoding cyclin-H1-1-like isoform X2 codes for MLLALAALYQANEVHGLIDFERYVGNLLSRQHDTHSISELTVSLNAIISLVSKLVTLTATDMKHVDRKLKLCQDPSSHDNILYESALGLKLLVTALGICTWKLLVTASVESAVVLVFRAG; via the exons ATGCTGTTGGCATTGGCTGCTTTGTACCAGGCGAATGAAGTGCATGGGCTTATCGACTTTGAGAG ATACGTTGGGAACCTTCTCTCTCGCCAGCATGATACACACTCCATTTCAGAACTCACTGTTTCTCTAAATGCCATAATCTCATTG GTAAGTAAACTTGTGACCCTTACTGCTACAGATATGAAGCACGTTGATCGGAAGCTCAAATTATGCCAGGATCCGAGCTCACATGACAA CATTCTGTATGAATCTGCACTTGGACTGAAGCTGTTAGTTACTGCACTTGGAATCTGCACTTGGAAGCTGTTAGTTACTGCATCAGTTGAATCTGCAGTTGTATTGGTTTTTAGAGCAG GTTGA
- the LOC131334034 gene encoding cyclin-H1-1-like isoform X1 yields the protein MLLALAALYQANEVHGLIDFERYVGNLLSRQHDTHSISELTVSLNAIISLVSKLVTLTATDMKHVDRKLKLCQDPSSHDNILYESALGLKLLVTALGICTWKLLVTASVESAVVLVFRAGFDYFDYFRSSLKILLWLSCPLFM from the exons ATGCTGTTGGCATTGGCTGCTTTGTACCAGGCGAATGAAGTGCATGGGCTTATCGACTTTGAGAG ATACGTTGGGAACCTTCTCTCTCGCCAGCATGATACACACTCCATTTCAGAACTCACTGTTTCTCTAAATGCCATAATCTCATTG GTAAGTAAACTTGTGACCCTTACTGCTACAGATATGAAGCACGTTGATCGGAAGCTCAAATTATGCCAGGATCCGAGCTCACATGACAA CATTCTGTATGAATCTGCACTTGGACTGAAGCTGTTAGTTACTGCACTTGGAATCTGCACTTGGAAGCTGTTAGTTACTGCATCAGTTGAATCTGCAGTTGTATTGGTTTTTAGAGCAGGTTTTGACTACTTTGATTACTTTAGGTCTTCACTTAAGATTCTCTTGTGGTTGAGCTGTCCTTTGTTTATGTAA
- the LOC131332474 gene encoding protein GRAVITROPIC IN THE LIGHT 1 translates to MQPTGVRDTQLRDSNSQKVHPQPMEEATNQNPEPVESLISKIFTNISSLKSAYIQLQDAHTPYDPDKIQTADKLVISELKNLSELKHFYREHNPKPVSVSPQDSRLAAEIQEQQSLLKTYEVMVKKFQSEIQNKDTEIHQLEQQIQEAIQKREKLEKNLKLRGLSSKESESSGCESGSSPVDLTPDLFTSVVETAYKAIHDFSKPLINMMKAAGWDLDAAANSIEPDVVYAKRAHKKYAFEHHICLRMFTGFQQESFSVNQENLTFSKESFFRQYLALRELDPLDAVGQDPDSIFGKFCRSKYLAVVHSKMEASFFGNLDQRNYVMGGGHPRTPFYVAFLKLAKSIWLLHRLAYSFDPPVKVFQVNKGSDFSEVYMESVEKNLVPEENDEKPKVGLMVMPGFWIGGSLVQCRVYLIGARVAE, encoded by the coding sequence ATGCAACCAACTGGTGTTAGGGACACCCAACTCCGCGACAGCAATAGTCAGAAAGTCCACCCTCAACCCATGGAAGAGGCGACCAATCAGAATCCAGAACCAGTGGAATCCCTGATATCAAAGATTTTCACTAACATCTCCTCCCTTAAGTCGGCCTACATCCAACTCCAAGACGCCCACACTCCTTATGACCCTGATAAAATCCAAACTGCAGACAAACTTGTAATTTCCGAACTGAAGAATCTCTCTGAACTCAAACATTTCTACAGGGAGCACAATCCAAAGCCGGTAAGTGTTTCTCCTCAAGACTCGCGCTTAGCTGCTGAAATCCAAGAACAGCAGAGCCTTTTGAAAACCTATGAGGTCATGGTGAAGAAGTTCCAATCTGAAATTCAAAATAAAGACACAGAAATTCATCAGTTGGAGCAACAGATCCAAGAGGCTATTCAGAAGAGGGAAAAACTGGAGAAGAATCTAAAGCTTAGAGGGTTATCCTCGAAAGAATCAGAAAGTTCGGGTTGTGAAAGTGGAAGTTCCCCTGTGGATTTAACCCCCGACCTCTTCACCTCAGTCGTTGAAACTGCTTACAAAGCCATTCACGATTTTTCTAAGCCGTTGATCAACATGATGAAAGCAGCCGGGTGGGACCTAGATGCTGCGGCAAACTCCATTGAACCTGATGTCGTTTACGCAAAGAGAGCTCACAAAAAGTACGCATTTGAACACCATATTTGCCTACGGATGTTCACTGGGTTCCAACAAGAAAGCTTCTCTGTCAATCAGGAAAATCTTACTTTCAGTAAAGAAAGTTTCTTCCGGCAGTATCTTGCTTTGAGGGAACTGGACCCATTAGATGCTGTGGGTCAAGATCCAGACTCCATTTTTGGGAAATTTTGCCGGAGCAAATACCTAGCTGTGGTTCATTCGAAGATGGAGGCAtcattttttgggaatttggaTCAGCGGAACTATGTCATGGGAGGTGGGCATCCACGGACACCTTTCTATGTGGCTTTTCTCAAACTGGCCAAGTCAATCTGGCTTTTGCACAGGTTGGCTTATTCTTTTGATCCACCTGTTAAGGTATTCCAAGTGAATAAGGGAAGTGATTTCTCTGAGGTGTATATGGAAAGTGTCGAGAAAAATTTGGTTCCGGAAGAAAACGATGAGAAGCCAAAGGTTGGGCTGATGGTCATGCCTGGTTTTTGGATCGGGGGAAGTTTGGTCCAGTGCCGGGTTTATTTAATAGGTGCGAGGGTTGCTGAATGA
- the LOC131332422 gene encoding methionine aminopeptidase 1A isoform X1: protein MATGSDAAVSSLSCVQCGKPAHLQCPKCVELKLPREGAAFCTQDCFKSSWSTHKSVHLKEKLSALGLGAPGEQNSASPNDGWLYCLKKGQAQTPKLPHFDWTGSLRPYPISRRRAVPADIDPPDWAIGGIPIIEPNSDLQHVVEIKTPELIDRMREACRIAREVLDAAARVVQPGVTTDEIDDVVHEATIAAGGYPSPLNYHFFPKSCCTSINEVICHGIPDARKLEDGDIVNVDVTVYYKGVHGDLNETFFVGNVDEASRQLVQCTYECLEKAIAIVKPGVRFREIGEVINRHASMAGFSVVKSYCGHGIGELFHCAPNIPHYPRNKAVGVMKAGQTYTIEPMINAGVWRDRMWPDGWTAVTADGKRSAQFEHTLLVTETGVEVLTARLPSSPNVFPWLSS, encoded by the exons ATGGCTACTGGATCCGATGCGGCCGTATCCTCCTTATCGTGCGTTCAATGCGGCAAACCTGCACATCTTCA GTGCCCCAAGTGTGTGGAATTGAAGCTTCCTCGGGAAGGAGCTGCTTTCTG CACCCAGGACTGTTTCAAGTCATCTTGGAGCACTCATAAGTCAGTTCATTTGAAGGAAAAGTTATCCGCACTTGGGCTTGGTGCTCCTGGTGAACAAAATTCAGCCTCACCAAATGATGGCTGGTTATATTGCTTAAAGAAAGGACAGGCTCAAACACCTAAACTTCCCCATTTTGACTGGACAGG GTCACTGAGGCCATATCCTATATCAAGAAGGCGTGCTGTACCTGCTGACATCGATCCACCTGACTGGGCAATTGGT GGAATCCCTATAATTGAGCCCAATAGTGATCTTCAACATGTCGTTGAG ATCAAGACTCCTGAGCTAATTGATAGAATGAGAGAAGCTTGCCGG ATCGCAAGGGAGGTTCTGGATGCTGCTGCTCGTGTTGTTCAGCCGGGTGTGACTACTGATGAAATTGATGACGTGGTTCATGAAGCAACAATTGCTGCTG GAGGATATCCGTCTCCACTAAATTATCATTTTTTCCCGAAATCCTGCTGCAC GTCAATTAATGAAGTAATCTGCCATGGGATTCCAGATGCAAG GAAATTAGAGGATGGCGATATTGTAAACGTTGATGTGACTGTGTATTATAAAGGTGTCCATG GTGACCTCAATGAAACGTTCTTTGTGGGGAATGTTGACGAAGCATCTCGACAGTTGGTCCAATGTACTTATGAGTGCTTAGAGAAGGCAATTGCAATCG TGAAACCAGGGGTAAGATTCAGGGAAATTGGGGAAGTGATTAATCGACATGCTTCTATGGCAGGATTCTCTGTG GTGAAATCATACTGTGGTCACGGAATTGGAGAGCTCTTCCACTGTGCACCAAATATACCCCATTATCCAA GAAATAAAGCAGTTGGTGTTATGAAGGCTGGGCAAACCTATACGATAGAACCTATGATTAATGCAG GTGTTTGGCGTGATCGGATGTGGCCTGATGGATGGACTGCTGTTACTGCAGATGGCAAGCGCAGTGCTCAGTTTGAGCACACACTTTTG GTGACGGAAACGGGTGTAGAAGTTCTCACAGCGCGCTTGCCTTCATCCCCCAATGTGTTTCCCTGGCTAAGTTCATAA
- the LOC131332420 gene encoding tubulin-folding cofactor D encodes MAASEEEQAPPKLEESAVVALNDDDDDEHDSKERVLQRYFLHEWKLVKSLLDDIVSSGRVSDLSSVHKIRTIVDKYQEQGQLLEPYLESIVSPLMLILRSRTIELGTDSNEVIEVIKPICIIIYSLVTVCGYKAVTKFFPHQVSDFELAVALLEKCHVANSVTSLRQESTGEMEAKCVMLLWLSILVLIPFDISSVDSSIVYANNIEADEPPPLVLRILEFSKDYLSNAGPMRTMAGLLLSRLLTRPDMLKAFISFTSWTHKVLSSVTDDVMDHFRLLGAVDALAAIFKAGSRKLLLDVVSVIWNDTSAMMRSSTAARSPLLRKYLIKLSQRIGLICLPHRSPSWCYVGRHGMLGKKISENLPQRIDNPGYHVANLNANSDPNAGFPQEEDMEVPEIVEEIIELLLSGLRDTDTVVRWSAAKGIGRVTSRLTYTLSDEVLSSILELFSPGEGDGSWHGGCMALAELARRGLLLPISFAKVVPVVVKALHYDIRRGPHSVGSHVRDAAAYVCWAFGRAYYHRDMESVLEQLAPHLLTVACYDREVNCRRAAAAAFQENVGRQGNYPHGIDIVNTADYFSLSSRSNSYLYVAVCIAQYEGYLGPFVDELLNNKICHWDKGLRELAANALAALVKYDPEYFANFVLEKLIPCTLSSDLCMRHGATLAAGELVFALYKCDYAISTDKQRYVAGIVPAIEKARLYRGKGGEIMRSAVSRLIECISTAHVHLPEKLKRSLLDTINENLRHPNSHIQNAAVEALKHFVPANLLNAEDKIVNDFVSKYLEQLRDSNVAARRGSALAIGVLPLKFLATRWNVVLPKLCSACAIEDNPEERDAEARVSAVKGLISVCETITSSVECSEVEGISLFYFIKSEVMQCFFRALDDYSVDNRGDVGSWVREAAMDGLQRCAFILCKKDSIGNSSGLNKAESASEQFESDMIKDDKMYTLFDEKLARSIVGGIIKQAVEKMDKIREMAAKVLQRILYDKALYVPFIPYREKLEEIIPDKADSEWGVPTFSYPRFVKLLQLSCYSKYVLSGLVISVGGLQDSLRKASLTALLEYLQASDSQKQTEKISREVMLSTDILWVLQQYKRCDRVIIPALKTIEILFSKKVFLDMEAQTPLFCAGVLDSLTIELKASKDFSKLYAGISILGYMASLPDSINVQALSHLFTFLGQRYPKIRKASAEQVYLVLLQNGSLMAEDKVEKALEIISETCWEGDAEEAKRRRSHLYAVAGLETAQSLKPSYQVSREDGKRSSSGDENATYSSLVGSAGF; translated from the exons ATGGCGGCAAGCGAAGAAGAACAAGCCCCACCAAAATTGGAGGAGTCGGCCGTGGTGGCATTgaacgacgacgacgacgacgaacaTGATTCCAAGGAGAGGGTTCTCCAGAGGTACTTCCTCCACGAATGGAAGCTCGTGAAATCTCTCCTCGACGACATCGTTTCCAGCGGCCGCGTCTCAGATCTCTCCTCCGTTCACAAGATCCGAACCATc GTGGACAAGTATCAGGAACAGGGTCAACTGTTAGAGCCTTACCTGGAGAGCATAGTTTCTCCTCTAATGTTAATTCTGCGCTCTCGGACAATTGAACTAGGAACAGACTCGAACGAGGTTATTGAAGTAATCAAGCCCATATGCATTATAATATATTCTCTGGTGACAGTGTGTGGTTACAAAGCTGTTACCAAGTTCTTCCCACATCAGGTTTCTGATTTCGAACTAGCAGTAGCTCTATTGGAGAAGTGTCATGTTGCAAATTCAGTAACATCACTGCGGCAAGAAAGTACAGGAGAGATGGAGGCAAAATGTGTGATGCTTCTGTGGCTCTCCATTCTTGTCTTGATTCCTTTTGATATCTCATCTGTGGATAGTAGTATCGTTTATGCAAATAATATTGAGGCAGATGAGCCACCCCCCTTGGTACTGAGGATATTAGAGTTTTCTAAAGATTACCTTTCAAATGCGGGTCCCATGCGCACCATGGCTGGGTTGCTGCTCTCAAGGCTTCTAACACGCCCAGACATGTTGAAGGCTTTTATCAG CTTCACTAGTTGGACACACAAAGTTCTGTCGTCTGTCACAGATGATGTCATGGACCACTTTCGGTTACTTGGTGCTGTGGATGCATTGGCTGCCATCTTCAAG GCTGGTAGTAGGAAACTCTTACTTGATGTTGTTTCTGTTATTTGGAATGACACATCAGCAATGATGAGGTCTTCTACTGCTGCTCGAAGTCCTCTACTCCGCAAGTATCTGATTAAGTTGAGTCAGCGGATTGGGCTTATTTGCCTTCCTCATCGTTCACCATCCTGGTGTTATGTG gGTAGGCATGGCATGCTCGGGAAGAAAATTTCAGAAAACTTACCGCAAAGAATTGATAATCCGGGTTATCATGTTGCCAATTTGAACGCCAATTCAGACCCAAATGCTGGCTTCCCACaagaggaagatatggaagttCCTGAAATTGTTGAGGAAATAATTGAGTTGTTGCTGTCAGGGCTGAGAGATACG GACACTGTTGTGCGCTGGTCTGCTGCAAAAGGTATTGGTCGCGTAACTTCTCGTTTGACATATACCCTATCAGATGAAGTCCTGTCATCCATATTGGAGCTGTTTTCACCTGGCGAG GGAGATGGTTCATGGCATGGAGGTTGCATGGCATTGGCTGAGCTGGCACGTAGAGGATTGCTATTGCCAATCAGTTTTGCCAAAGTTGTACCTGTTGTTGTGAAG GCCCTGCATTATGATATTCGAAGAGGTCCCCACAGTGTTGGATCACATGTACGTGATGCTGCTGCATATGTTTGTTGGGCATTTGGTCGTGCTTATTACCACAGGGATATGGAAAGCGTACTGGAACAGCTTGCTCCTCACCTTTTAACTGTGGCCTGCTATGACCGTGAG GTAAATTGTAGAAGGGCTGCTGCAGCTGCTTTTCAGGAGAATGTTGGTAGGCAAGGGAATTACCCACATGGCATTGACATAGTGAATACAGCTGATTATTTCTCACTATCCTCACGTTCAAACTCCTATCTTTATGTTGCTGTCTGCATTGCTCAGTATGAGGGATATCTTGGCCCCTTTGTTGATGAATTGCTGAATAACAAGATCTGTCACTGG GACAAAGGCTTGAGAGAACTTGCTGCAAATGCCCTTGCTGCTCTTGTAAAGTATGATCCTGAATATTTTGCGAATTTTGTTCTCGAGAAATTAATTCCTTGCACTCTCTCATCTGATCTGTGCATGCGTCATGGTGCAACTTTAGCGGCAGGGGAACTTGTTTTTGCTTTATATAAGTGTGATTATGCTATTTCAACAG ATAAGCAGAGATATGTTGCTGGCATAGTTCCTGCTATAGAGAAAGCACGTCTGTATCGTGGGAAGGGTGGGGAGATAATGCGTTCTGCTGTTTCTCGCTTAATTGAATGCATCTCTACAGCTCATGTACACTTGCCAGAAAAACTTAAGAGAAGTTTGCTCGATACCATCAATGAGAACTTAAGACATCCTAATTCTCATATACAG AATGCTGCTGTTGAGGCCCTGAAACACTTTGTTCCGGCTAACCTTCTCAATGCAGAGGATAAAATTGTTAACGATTTTGTGTCCAAGTACCTAGAACAGTTGAGGGATTCTAATGTGGCTGCAAGAAGAGGGTCTGCATTGGCAATCGGTGTACTACCTTTAAAGTTTCTGGCTACAAGATGGAATGTTGTACTACCGAAGCTTTGTAGTGCTTGTGCTATTGAG GATAACCCTGAAGAAAGGGACGCTGAAGCACGTGTAAGTGCAGTCAAAGGTCTCATCTCAGTGTGTGAAACGATAACAAGCTCAGTGGAGTGTTCCGAGGTGGAGGGTATTTCCCTGTTCTATTTCATCAAGAGTGAAGTGATGCAGTGTTTCTTTAGAGCTCTGGATGATTACTCCGTGGATAACAGAGGTGATGTGGGTTCTTGGGTCCGTGAGGCTGCTATGGATGGCCTTCAGAGATGTGCATTTATCCTTTGCAAAAAAGACTCCATTGGCAACTCAAGTGGATTAAATAAAGCTGAATCTGCCTCAGAGCAGTTTGAAAGTGATATGATCAAAGATGACAAAATGTATACACTTTTTGATGAAAAGCTTGCCAGGAGTATAGTTGGAGGAATTATTAAGCAAGCTGTGGAGAAGATGGATAAAATAAGGGAAATGGCTGCAAAGGTTCTCCAAAGGATTTTGTATGACAAAGCATTATATGTGCCCTTCATACCTTACAGGGAAAAGCTAGAAGAAATCATTCCTGACAAGGCAGACTCAGAGTGGGGG GTGCCCACTTTCTCGTATCCTCGTTTCGTTAAGTTACTTCAGCTTAGTTGTTACAGTAAATATGTGCTATCTGGATTAGTTATTTCTGTTGGTGGGTTGCAAGATTCTTTGAGGAAGGCATCACTTACTGCTTTGTTGGAGTATCTTCAAGCCTCGGACTCTCAAAAACAGACTGAGAAAATCTCCAGAGAGGTCATGTTATCTACCGACATTCTTTGGGTTCTCCAACAGTACAAAAGATGTGACCGAGTCATTATACCTGCTTTAAAG ACTATCGAGATTCTTTTCAGCAAAAAGGTATTCTTGGATATGGAG GCCCAAACTCCGCTCTTCTGTGCTGGTGTTTTGGATTCACTCACCATTGAGTTGAAGGCATCAAAGGACTTCTCTAAGCTATATGCAGGCATTTCTATACTTGGATATATGGCATCACTTCCAGATTCCATCAATGTCCAGGCTCTCTCACATCTTTTCACTTTCCTTGGCCAACGGTACCCTAAG ATTCGGAAGGCTTCTGCGGAACAGGTCTACCTTGTTCTCCTACAAAATGGAAGTCTCATGGCAGAGGACAAAGTGGAGAAAGCACTTGAAATTATTTCTGAAACATGCTGGGAAGGTGATGCTGAAGAAGCAAAGCGGCGAAGGTCACATTTATATGCGGTAGCTGGTCTAGAAACTGCTCAATCTCTGAAACCTAGCTATCAAGTATCAAGGGAAGATGGAAAGAGGTCTTCATCCGGCGATGAAAATGCAACATACTCTTCATTAGTAGGATCTGCTGGGTTCTGA
- the LOC131332422 gene encoding methionine aminopeptidase 1A isoform X2: MATGSDAAVSSLSCVQCGKPAHLQCPKCVELKLPREGAAFCTQDCFKSSWSTHKSVHLKEKLSALGLGAPGEQNSASPNDGWLYCLKKGQAQTPKLPHFDWTGSLRPYPISRRRAVPADIDPPDWAIGGIPIIEPNSDLQHVVEIKTPELIDRMREACRIAREVLDAAARVVQPGVTTDEIDDVVHEATIAAGGYPSPLNYHFFPKSCCTSINEVICHGIPDARKLEDGDIVNVDVTVYYKGVHGDLNETFFVGNVDEASRQLVQCTYECLEKAIAIGVWRDRMWPDGWTAVTADGKRSAQFEHTLLVTETGVEVLTARLPSSPNVFPWLSS, encoded by the exons ATGGCTACTGGATCCGATGCGGCCGTATCCTCCTTATCGTGCGTTCAATGCGGCAAACCTGCACATCTTCA GTGCCCCAAGTGTGTGGAATTGAAGCTTCCTCGGGAAGGAGCTGCTTTCTG CACCCAGGACTGTTTCAAGTCATCTTGGAGCACTCATAAGTCAGTTCATTTGAAGGAAAAGTTATCCGCACTTGGGCTTGGTGCTCCTGGTGAACAAAATTCAGCCTCACCAAATGATGGCTGGTTATATTGCTTAAAGAAAGGACAGGCTCAAACACCTAAACTTCCCCATTTTGACTGGACAGG GTCACTGAGGCCATATCCTATATCAAGAAGGCGTGCTGTACCTGCTGACATCGATCCACCTGACTGGGCAATTGGT GGAATCCCTATAATTGAGCCCAATAGTGATCTTCAACATGTCGTTGAG ATCAAGACTCCTGAGCTAATTGATAGAATGAGAGAAGCTTGCCGG ATCGCAAGGGAGGTTCTGGATGCTGCTGCTCGTGTTGTTCAGCCGGGTGTGACTACTGATGAAATTGATGACGTGGTTCATGAAGCAACAATTGCTGCTG GAGGATATCCGTCTCCACTAAATTATCATTTTTTCCCGAAATCCTGCTGCAC GTCAATTAATGAAGTAATCTGCCATGGGATTCCAGATGCAAG GAAATTAGAGGATGGCGATATTGTAAACGTTGATGTGACTGTGTATTATAAAGGTGTCCATG GTGACCTCAATGAAACGTTCTTTGTGGGGAATGTTGACGAAGCATCTCGACAGTTGGTCCAATGTACTTATGAGTGCTTAGAGAAGGCAATTGCAATCG GTGTTTGGCGTGATCGGATGTGGCCTGATGGATGGACTGCTGTTACTGCAGATGGCAAGCGCAGTGCTCAGTTTGAGCACACACTTTTG GTGACGGAAACGGGTGTAGAAGTTCTCACAGCGCGCTTGCCTTCATCCCCCAATGTGTTTCCCTGGCTAAGTTCATAA